The sequence AAGCGGTTCGGAATGATAGACGCGCTTGAACATGAACTCACGAAACAGATCCATAACGCCTCTTATCTTATCCGATTGATAGATATTGTTTTGTCCGCTCGACGACCGTATCGTATCCATGACCATCGCCGTTATCATGTCGGCAGGTACTTCTCCGATCGTTCGGCGGATATCTGCAGGCAGTTCATCTCGATAGATAAGGTTGGCTCTAAGACTGTCATCGTAGTCGTGACACAAATACGCGATGCGGTCACTGATACGGACGATCTTACCTTCAAGGCTCTGCGGCTCACATTTTCCCGTATGACATAAAATGCCGTCGCGCACCTCTTTCGTCAGATTGAGGCCTCTGCCATTCTTCTCAAGATGCTCTACGATCCTAAGGCTCTGTTCGTTGTGACTGTAATGGCCGACGAGCGCATCGAGTGCATATTCGCCCGAGTGCCCGAATGGTGTATGTCCGACATCATGGCCGAGTGCCATTGCTTCTGTCGCATCTTCATTGAGGCGAAGGGCACGTGCGATCGTTCGTGCGATCTGCGCCACTTCGATACTGTGCGTCATACGGGTACGATAATGGTCGCCGGGAGAGATATAGACTTGTGTCTTATGTTTCAAACGGCGGAATGATTTGCTGTGCAAGATACGGTCGCGATCACGCTGGAAGGCCGTACGGATCGGACAGTCCTCCTCCTTACGGTCACGTTTTGCCTCATCACTGTATAGCGCGTAGGGGCTGAGGTTCTTTCGTTCCATTTCTTCCGTTATCTTGCGAATAGCATCCATCATCGGTTCCCCTTTCCGTTTCTTCCTAAAAATTTCATACTGTTAAATTACATCATAAAGATAGTAAAATCCTCTTTATTACGTTATAATATTATGTGCAAAAGGA comes from Selenomonadales bacterium and encodes:
- a CDS encoding deoxyguanosinetriphosphate triphosphohydrolase codes for the protein MMDAIRKITEEMERKNLSPYALYSDEAKRDRKEEDCPIRTAFQRDRDRILHSKSFRRLKHKTQVYISPGDHYRTRMTHSIEVAQIARTIARALRLNEDATEAMALGHDVGHTPFGHSGEYALDALVGHYSHNEQSLRIVEHLEKNGRGLNLTKEVRDGILCHTGKCEPQSLEGKIVRISDRIAYLCHDYDDSLRANLIYRDELPADIRRTIGEVPADMITAMVMDTIRSSSGQNNIYQSDKIRGVMDLFREFMFKRVYHSEPLRPDRDRATFVLTTLFEYFHAHPDELPEEFRAGIERWGHSKVVTDYIAGLTDVYAIELFEERFIPRKWVGYQSK